In the genome of Magnolia sinica isolate HGM2019 chromosome 2, MsV1, whole genome shotgun sequence, one region contains:
- the LOC131237135 gene encoding protein kinase STUNTED-like: MKVEKGSVEKMEEKNNVLVGIRIDSDSRELLNWALIKIAEPRDRVIAVHVCRDWGPCSKGNSAATVCLIKSLDDYLAVYQGLCSVRKVDLVGQVSRGNSIRKVLVREAKLCGATVVVVGMSKHNTFGDSLSLVRYCAKRLPPTISILAINNGKVIFQKDATKQLSGPERDLRRPSLHSILHPSLCVDAKVIIPSHKEEPDIGVSSVLETGNPIPNTVLNSDGGLTNGVGDVKEIEVEQDSPLTEKDDATKTDNNETRSSSSSACQSAVDLESLKEVEDDHFYPALEPPIKVTSSSISHLIRKLPESKPGWPLLRKASSAGSEVLKEKEARQMSVVEWVMHLPNRSSSLTPLLQIGSDKMQNPIGRAISECSDKSYKNCLSSWFEMPKELETILITNSSSCRWFTRKELQSSATPFSKENLIGKGGSSQVYEGCLHNGQPVAVKVTKSSKEAWKDFLLEVDIITSLQHKHILSLVGVCIEENDLISVYDFLSKGSLEENLQGKGEISVLPWEVRFKVAVGVAEALNYLHSDCSRPVIHRDVKSSNILLSDKFEPKLSDFGLAILAPATSTYVTHSDVVGTFGYLAPEYFMYGKVSDKIDVYSYGVVLLELLSGRKPISTEGPKGQESLVMWATPILESEDVTDLMDRNLGGDFNENQMQRMVMAASLCITRTARLRPRMSQVLKLLQGDEDTMKWAMSQANDPELDNQDEEAYPAPRVQSHQLGLTLLEGDDDTSVSSIEQNNHRSLEDFLRERWSRSSSFD, translated from the exons ATGAAGGTCGAAAAGGGATCTGTGGAGAAGATGGAAGAGAAGAATAATGTATTGGTCGGGATCCGAATCGACAGCGATAGCCGAGAGTTGCTCAATTGGGCCCTCATCAAAATTGCAGAACCGCGCGATCGTGTAATAGCTGTTCATGTTTGTCGAGATTGGG GTCCTTGTTCGAAAGGGAATTCGGCTGCCACTGTCTGCTTGATAAAATCATTAGATGATTATTTAGCTGTATATCAAGGTCTCTGTAGTGTGAGAAAG GTTGATCTTGTAGGTCAGGTCTCGCGGGGCAATTCAATCAGGAAAGTTCTGGTGAGAGAGGCAAAGCTTTGTGGAGCGACAGTGGTAGTTGTAGGAATGAGCAAGCACAACACTTTCGG GGATTCGCTTTCACTTGTTCGGTATTGTGCCAAGAGGTTGCCACCTACTATTTCAATCCTCGCAATTAACAACGGAAAGGTCATTTTTCAGAAGGACGCTACAAAACAGTTGTCAG GTCCAGAAAGAGATCTGAGGCGGCCGAGCCTTCATAGTATACTACATCCAAGCCTATGTGTAGATGCAAAAGTTATCATTCCCAGTCACAAAGAAGAACCTGATATTGGAGTTTCTTCTGTGTTGGAGACTGGGAATCCCATTCCCAATACAGTTCTCAACTCCGATGGTGGATTAACCAATGGTGTTGGAGACGTAAAAGAAATAGAAGTAGAACAGGATTCACCACTCACAGAAAAGGATGATGCAACGAAAACTGACAATAATGAAACCAGAAGCTCATCTTCATCTGCATGTCAAAGCGCTGTTGATTTGGAATCTTTGAAAGAAGTTGAAGATGACCATTTCTACCCTGCTCTTGAACCGCCAATCAAAGTCACTTCGAGCTCAATTTCTCATCTCATAAGAAAGCTACCGGAGTCTAAGCCTGGTTGGCCCCTTCTCCGAAAAGCATCCTCAGCAGGTTCAGAAGttctgaaagaaaaagaagccaGGCAAATGTCTGTGGTTGAATGGGTTATGCACCTTCCAAATAGATCTTCCTCATTGACTCCTCTACTTCAGATTGGTTCGGATAAAATGCAGAATCCTATTGGAAGAGCAATATCAGAGTGCAGTGATAAGAGTTATAAAAACTGTTTGTCCTCATGGTTTGAGATGCCTAAGGAGTTGGAGACAATACTAATAACTAATTCCTCTAGCTGTAGATGGTTCACTCGTAAGGAGCTTCAGAGTTCAGCCACTCCATTCTCTAAAG AAAATTTAATCGGGAAGGGAGGATCTAGCCAGGTATACGAAGGGTGTCTTCACAATGGCCAGCCAGTGGCAGTAAAGGTAACAAAATCTTCCAAAGAAGCTTGGAAGGATTTCCTTTTAGAAGTTGATATCATCACTAGCTTGCAGCACAAACACATACTATCCCTCGTCGGTGTCTGCATAGAAGAAAATGATCTCATCTCAGTTTATGATTTCTTATCCAAAGGAAGCCTAGAAGAAAATCTTCAAG GTAAAGGAGAAATTTCTGTATTACCTTGGGAGGTGAGGTTTAAGGTGGCTGTCGGAGTTGCAGAGGCTCTAAATTACCTACACAGTGACTGCTCTCGGCCAGTCATTCATAGAGATGTGAAATCTTCAAATATTCTTCTCTCCGACAAATTCGAGCCCAAG TTATCTGATTTTGGGCTTGCAATATTGGCTCCAGCAACTTCAACATATGTGACACACAGCGATGTTGTCGGGACCTTTGG GTACCTTGCTCCCGAGTATTTCATGTATGGGAAGGTCAGCGACAAGATAGATGTCTATTCCTATGGAGTGGTACTCCTTGAGCTGTTATCTGGAAGAAAGCCCATCAGCACTGAGGGTCCCAAGGGCCAAGAGAGCTTGGTTATGTGG GCGACACCGATTCTAGAGAGTGAGGATGTGACGGACCTAATGGACCGAAATCTGGGTGGTGATTTCAACGAGAATCAAATGCAGAGAATGGTTATGGCGGCGTCTCTTTGCATTACCAGGACAGCTAGGCTCCGTCCCCGGATGAGTCAG GTATTGAAGCTTCTGCAAGGAGATGAAGATACCATGAAGTGGGCCATGTCTCAAGCCAATGATCCTGAGTTGGATAATCAGGATGAAGAAGCATATCCAGCCCCAAGGGTGCAGTCCCATCAACTGGGCCTCACCTTGCTCGAGGGTGATGATGATACATCCGTCAGCAGCATAGAACAAAACAACCATCGGTCCTTGGAGGACTTCTTGAGAGAGCGATGGAGCCGTTCATCGAGCTTCGATTAG